In Hahella sp. HNIBRBA332, the genomic window CCATTGATGCCGGCGAGACGCAGGGCGACGGAGTTAATCCACATGGAGTGTGAAGTCTGCTCCATGATCACCACCGGACGGTCCGGGAACACGCTGTCGATCACTTGCAGGGGCGTGGGGCCTTCTGCGTTCAAGGTGGCGTCGATGGTATGGCCCCAGCCGATCACCCACTGGTCCGGCTGCGAGGCTTCACGACACTGGCGTAAGTAAGGCAGCTGTTCGCTGGGCGTCAGGTCTGGGGCGAGTTCGCAATCGCCGCCAGCGGAGGAAGCGGCCTCGAAGACATGATTATGGTTGTCGATAAAGCCTGGTAGCAGTAAGCCGCCTTTTACATCAATAACCTGGGTGTTCTCATCCAGCAAGGCCTCAATGTCCGCAGTCTTTCCCACCGCGATAATGGCGCCGTTGCGGGCCGCTACCGCCTGCGCCATGGGCTTTTGCGCGTCGGCGGTGTAAACCACGGCGTTGATGAAGGCCAGATCAGCGCTGTTCTCACTGTGAGTGGCGGCTTCGATATTCAGGGAAAACGCCAGCACAATTGGAGCGCATACATAGGTTGGATTCATTGAGTCGGCTCCTTGGGCCAGCACAGGGTGAAGCAAGCGCCGCCTTGGCGGCTGTCGGTTACGCTCACGGTTCCGCCATGCAGAGTGGAAATACTTTTTACGATCGCCAAACCCAGGCCGGCGCCGCCGGAATCCCGGGAGCGGCTGGGGTCGAGTCGGGTGAATGGCTCGAACACGCGCTGACGCTTGCCAGGAGGCACGCCAGGACCGTCGTCGTCCACCTGGATCTCGAAGTGGGCGTCAGTCAGGCGCCAGCTGATTCTGACGCTGTGGTCGGCGAAACGGGCGGCGTTTCTGATCAGATTCACCAAGGCGCGGGAGAATAGACGCCGGTCCGCCCATACCTGGATTTCCTGCATGGCCGGCTCCGTTGGCGTAACAAACTCTACCTGTGGATGCATTTTGCGTTGCTTGGCCAGAATCTCTTCCACTACATCCATCACTGCGACCGGCTCACACTGCAGGTCTCCGCGACCATGCTCCAGGCGGGAGTAGCTGAGTACTTCTTTGACCAAGCCGCTCAGTTCGTCCAAGGCGCCGCTGATTTCTTGATGTAACGCGCGGATATTTTGTGCATTCGGGTCGGATTTATCGGTTTCATCATCCGCCAAGTCCAGCGCGAAACTGATGCGCGCCATTGGGCTGCGGAACTCATGAGCGACGCCATGTAGCAGATCGCGCAGATCGTCATAGTGGCGGGCGCGGCTTTCTTTTTCCTGCGCGATATGGCGTTCCACGGTTGACGCCTGTTGGAGTAGTTCTGCAGGAGTGGCGGCGGACTGCACGGGGCCGGTGGGGCCATTGAATAAACCGTTGATGCGGCGCAACGCGGCGCTGACTTGCGAGATAGACTCCCGCAATGGCCGTTTTACGCTGGCGAGCAGCAGGTACAGGACCACCGCCAACAGGCTCAGGTAAAGCACGACGTAGCCCGCCAGCCAACTATAGAAAGATCCGCCGTCTCCCTGTTCTTTGAATACCGCCTCCAACGTCATATTTTTGTTGGGGATGGCGGCCTGCACGCTCCAGGAGTCCGGGGAACTGCGCTCCGTCACCAGATACTCGCCCGCCATCAGACGGCGGCGCTGGTCAAGGGACAGGCTCATGTCTTTATTTTCCAGAATCGAGTATTCGATCAACTCATAAGAGGGTTGCATGGCTATGTCCGCACTTTCCAGCAGGTCTGAGGCGGCGGCCAGTAAACGGTCTCCCGCGCTCGTCGCTTTCAATTCCGACAGCTCTGCGGCGATTTCCCGCATTCCTTCTCCAGAGTGGCGGCGCGACTCTTCCGCAGAAAGCGCATTTTCCCACCATAGCAGGGGATAGGCCCAGTCATAGGCGATGAAGCAGACGCAAAACAACAACGCCAGGGCGGCGTAAAAGCGTGGAAACATACTTAACTCTCCTCGCTTTCAGCATTGTCTACAAACAAATAGCCCTCACCCCGGATAGTTTTGATAAGGCGCGGTTGTTTGGGATCGTCGCCCAGGCGTTTGCGAATGCGTGAGACACGCAGATCAATGGAACGGTCGAGTCCGTCATACTCCAAATTGAAAATTTCCCGATACACCAGGTCCCGGGAAATAACTGAACCTGCCTGGCGAGCGAGATAATAAAGAAGGTTAAATTCCGCAGTGGTGAAATCAATAGCGACGCCGGACTTGTATACCGTCCTGGCGTTGGAGTTGATAACCAGTTCTCCTATACGGATAATCCCGTTTTCCTGGGTGGCGGGGAGGTCGCTGTCATTGGCGGAGTAGGTCTCCACCCGACGGAGCTGCGCCCGGATATGCGCCAGCAGTACTCTGGATTTGACTGGCTTGGCCAAATAATCGTCAGCGCCGACTTCCAGTCCGGCGACTTCGTCGATGTCGTCATCCAATGACGTGAGCATGATAATAGGGCCCTTATAGTGTCTTCTGACTTCACGGCACACTGACAAGCCATCCATACCCGGCAGCATGACATCCAACAAAATAAGTTGCGGTTGATTGCGTTCCAGCCAAGCCACGGCGGACTCTCCATCGTGGATCACTTTCACGGGATATCCGTTCTGTTCCAGAAACTGCTTGATGAGCCGGGTTAAGCCTTTGTCGTCATCCACCAGCAATAGCCGTTCAGTCATTTTTTAGGCCTCGTATTTTCCATTTACATCAGCGATATGGGTGGGAGGACTGGAGCGCGCCAGACTGTGACGCGCTCCAGCCGGGTCATTTCCCGGACTTAACCACCAGTGGGTTATTGATATACAGGGTCTCCCACTCCCGCAGACTCGGGTCTGTCAATGGTAGAGAAAAAGTCGTCCAATGAGCTTTTTTACGGCACAAGTCCGGCTTCAGGCGCACAACCGTGAGGTCGGGGCCATCCCACAGCAGCCTGAAATCGTCGCGACGGGTGCAGCCGGTGCTCTTTACCGAGAAGGTCAGCTGGCCCTGCTGAATCGACACGAATTGCAGTACGGCGGGGCGACTGAGAGGAACGCTCGCTTGCGCCGTCTCCGCCTTCTCAGCATGTCCCTGTGTGGATATCAGGCACAGCGCCAGTCCCAGGGCGAGCCCTCTGTTGCGCGCATTGGATCTATGGTGAGTAGTGTAATCGCTCATTGCAGCGACCTCCTGTATTAACCCGGATAATTTTGATTTCAGCCCAGGCGACGACGCGCCAACCACAGTAAGCCGAGAACAGGCAATAAGAAGCCGAATGCGCCGCCTCCGCCATTGTCCTTTTTCTTAGCTTTGGCGTTCAGGGCGACAGAGCGAATGTGAGCGCGTTTAAACTTGCCGTCGACGCCATCGGAATTATCCTGAAGCAGCCAGTAAACAGTGTGTTGGCCTTCTTCCAGCTTATATTTGAACTTCTTGAATTTGCCGCCTGCTTTGGCGTCAAAGATGCGTTTACCATCAATGTAGAGATAGAGGTCGTCCGCTTCGCCATTATCAATCTTCCATTCGAAGCTGAAAACGCCTTTTCCGCTGAACTGCGCCAGTAGAACGGCGTTTTCTTTATCAACGCCTAATTCCGCGCTCAGGCTCTTTTTACCGCCATCGTCGCGCTGAGTCCATTCGCCGTCTTCAGCCTGTCCCCACGCGAACTCAGTGTTCTGGCCTAATGTGAAGTCGGCTTTATTGATGGATTGGACTGAAAACACATAGGTCCAGTTTGGATGGCTGCTATCCGTACTGCTGGCGGTCAGTGTTGCTGTTTTTCGTCCTGTTTCCGCAAACTGCGCAGTCAGGTTCAAAGTACAGGATGCGCCAGGTTTCAACAGCGCGTTATCACAGGAGGCGGCGTCGATCTGGTAGCCGTTGTCTCCAGTCAGTACCAGACCCTGCACTACCATGTCTTTCTTACTGTTATTGGTCAGCGTGAGCGGACGCTGCATTTTGTAGTCAGCGCTGATCAATTTGAAGTCTGTTTGGCTGATGGACAATCCTTCCGCCTGCGCCATTTGTTCGTTGATCCATTCGTTAAAGGTGGCGACGCGGGCGTAAACACCAGGAAAACCGGCTTTGGCGCAACCTTCGCCAAAACTGACCACGCCAACCTGAGTCAGCACTCCATTGTTGTTCCAGAGCATTGGACCGCCGCTGTCGCCGTCGCAAGTGTCTTTTCCCCCAAGCGGATAACCGGCGCACATCATGGTGTTGTCAATGTCGATTCCTATGGCGCTATAGGCGCTGGCGCAATCGGCCTGATCATAAAATGGGACTTCTGTTTGGCGTAGCTTGTCAGGATAGTCAAAACCGACCGAAGACATGTTGCCCCAGCCCATGACTTTAAAAGGAGTATTGGGGGCCAATGAGGCCATGGCGTCTTCATCCGCCAGAGGAAGGGTGGGATGTTTGATCGCTTCTTTCAGCTCCAGCAGCATCAAATCGCCATAAGGTTCGCCCACAGCGTGAACAAAGCGCTTTACGCCCACTCGTTGCTGTCCTGCGTCTTGTTTGTTGAGGTCGAAATCGCCGGCGACGACGAAAACGGAATCGGCGGGCTCGTCTTCAATACAATGCGCCGCGGACAGGGCCCAGCGCTCTGCTATCAGACTAGCGCCGCAGAAATGGTCTCCTTCGTCCTTGGATTGCATGGACAGCATCCAAGGGTAGCCGTTTGGTGACTGATCTCCGCCGATAATTCTGGACGTGACAGGATCGACTGCGATGGCGTTATGGGACAGGGCGACTAGCCCAAGCGTTGCGCTCAGAGAAAGAACTCTTTGAGGACTCATAGCAAACTCCACTATAAAAACAGATTTACGCTTTTCCCGGCGTAAGCTAACTTGTTGGGGCGGCAGCGGATGCTGGCGCCCGCCGGCGGGGCTATTTAAGTGGCTGGCCATGTAGAGCTCTGTCTCGGTTTTGTATCAGAACGTACAAACCGGAACCAGGCGACGCTCGTTAGGAATAAACAGTAATGCTGATTTAGGGTGGGACAGGATAGTGACGACGTTAGAGCATCATCGGACATTGGGCATCGCGGACTTAGCGCAGGCCAAACGCAGAATACACGGGTATACCCTGGAAACGCCCATAGTCAGCTCGTCTTTGCTGAACCAGTGGCTGGGGCATGAAATTTATTTCAAAGCCGAATGCTTGCAGAAAGTGGGCGCGTTCAAGGCTCGTGGCGGGTGTAATACAGTGCGCTGGTTGCTGGAGAACGGGCGCAGACCGGAGCGCATTATCGCCAATAGTTCCGGCAACCATGCGCAGGCGGTGGCCTGGGCGTCAAGTCTGTTTGGTATCCCTTCGACGATTTTCATGCCGGAGAATGTCTCCCGCGTCAAAGCATGCGCTACGGAGTCTTACGGCGCCGAAGTCGCCTTATGCGCGACCCGCGCCGAAGTGGACGAGCGAGTGCTGGAAGCGGCCAAGGACCCCGGCGTGTATTGGATTCCCCCCTACAATCATGAGCAGGTCATCTGCGGCCAGGGCACTGCGGCTTATGAGGCGCTGCATGAACTGGGAGAGGTGGACGCCGTGTTTGCGCCCTGCGGCGGCGGCGGACTGGTT contains:
- a CDS encoding serine/threonine dehydratase, whose protein sequence is MTTLEHHRTLGIADLAQAKRRIHGYTLETPIVSSSLLNQWLGHEIYFKAECLQKVGAFKARGGCNTVRWLLENGRRPERIIANSSGNHAQAVAWASSLFGIPSTIFMPENVSRVKACATESYGAEVALCATRAEVDERVLEAAKDPGVYWIPPYNHEQVICGQGTAAYEALHELGEVDAVFAPCGGGGLVSGTLIATRALAPKAEVIAAEPLQANDAAISLRENKIHRLSATPDTLADGARTLAVGDITFEYIRQLDALYEVEEQRIAFWTQWLSHLLKLHIEPTSAMTMDAVRQWLKGRSGKKRLLVILTGGNVDQGMMSALWRDNYLNEFEL
- a CDS encoding serine protease; this translates as MSPQRVLSLSATLGLVALSHNAIAVDPVTSRIIGGDQSPNGYPWMLSMQSKDEGDHFCGASLIAERWALSAAHCIEDEPADSVFVVAGDFDLNKQDAGQQRVGVKRFVHAVGEPYGDLMLLELKEAIKHPTLPLADEDAMASLAPNTPFKVMGWGNMSSVGFDYPDKLRQTEVPFYDQADCASAYSAIGIDIDNTMMCAGYPLGGKDTCDGDSGGPMLWNNNGVLTQVGVVSFGEGCAKAGFPGVYARVATFNEWINEQMAQAEGLSISQTDFKLISADYKMQRPLTLTNNSKKDMVVQGLVLTGDNGYQIDAASCDNALLKPGASCTLNLTAQFAETGRKTATLTASSTDSSHPNWTYVFSVQSINKADFTLGQNTEFAWGQAEDGEWTQRDDGGKKSLSAELGVDKENAVLLAQFSGKGVFSFEWKIDNGEADDLYLYIDGKRIFDAKAGGKFKKFKYKLEEGQHTVYWLLQDNSDGVDGKFKRAHIRSVALNAKAKKKDNGGGGAFGFLLPVLGLLWLARRRLG
- a CDS encoding response regulator transcription factor — protein: MTERLLLVDDDKGLTRLIKQFLEQNGYPVKVIHDGESAVAWLERNQPQLILLDVMLPGMDGLSVCREVRRHYKGPIIMLTSLDDDIDEVAGLEVGADDYLAKPVKSRVLLAHIRAQLRRVETYSANDSDLPATQENGIIRIGELVINSNARTVYKSGVAIDFTTAEFNLLYYLARQAGSVISRDLVYREIFNLEYDGLDRSIDLRVSRIRKRLGDDPKQPRLIKTIRGEGYLFVDNAESEES
- a CDS encoding sensor histidine kinase KdpD, producing the protein MFPRFYAALALLFCVCFIAYDWAYPLLWWENALSAEESRRHSGEGMREIAAELSELKATSAGDRLLAAASDLLESADIAMQPSYELIEYSILENKDMSLSLDQRRRLMAGEYLVTERSSPDSWSVQAAIPNKNMTLEAVFKEQGDGGSFYSWLAGYVVLYLSLLAVVLYLLLASVKRPLRESISQVSAALRRINGLFNGPTGPVQSAATPAELLQQASTVERHIAQEKESRARHYDDLRDLLHGVAHEFRSPMARISFALDLADDETDKSDPNAQNIRALHQEISGALDELSGLVKEVLSYSRLEHGRGDLQCEPVAVMDVVEEILAKQRKMHPQVEFVTPTEPAMQEIQVWADRRLFSRALVNLIRNAARFADHSVRISWRLTDAHFEIQVDDDGPGVPPGKRQRVFEPFTRLDPSRSRDSGGAGLGLAIVKSISTLHGGTVSVTDSRQGGACFTLCWPKEPTQ